In Acinetobacter sp. TGL-Y2, a genomic segment contains:
- the mtgA gene encoding monofunctional biosynthetic peptidoglycan transglycosylase, which yields MKAFIVRTLLIIVSIILVIQLWIFSSLVWWRSNSVDTTMLMRWTYWTDSSKPIQHQWRDYDQISDNLKHAIVAAEDAKFTQHQGFDIEGIKFALERNRENEQVVAGGSTISQQLSKNLFLFNKRSFLRKGQEAIATVMMERMWSKQRILEVYMNSIEFGDHIFGVEAASKHYFGKTAESLSREQAAFLASILPNPKYYQHHQNDRKVLNKKRMVLRYMRSTQIP from the coding sequence ATGAAAGCCTTTATTGTTCGGACTTTGTTGATTATAGTCAGTATTATCCTTGTAATTCAATTGTGGATTTTTTCAAGTTTGGTCTGGTGGCGCAGTAACTCAGTCGATACCACGATGCTGATGCGCTGGACCTATTGGACTGATTCGTCTAAACCGATTCAGCATCAATGGCGTGATTATGATCAAATCAGTGATAACTTAAAACATGCGATTGTGGCTGCTGAAGATGCAAAATTTACCCAGCATCAAGGTTTTGACATTGAGGGGATTAAATTTGCTTTAGAGCGTAATCGTGAAAATGAGCAAGTAGTGGCGGGGGGGTCAACCATTTCCCAGCAATTGTCAAAAAATTTATTTTTGTTTAATAAACGCTCTTTTTTACGTAAAGGTCAAGAAGCAATTGCAACGGTCATGATGGAGCGGATGTGGTCAAAACAGCGTATTTTAGAGGTTTATATGAACTCCATAGAATTTGGTGATCATATTTTTGGGGTAGAAGCGGCATCTAAACATTATTTTGGCAAAACTGCAGAAAGTCTTAGCCGAGAGCAAGCTGCGTTTCTTGCGTCTATTTTACCGAATCCAAAATATTATCAACATCATCAAAATGATCGAAAAGTGCTGAATAAAAAACGTATGGTTTTACGCTATATGAGATCGACTCAAATTCCATAA
- the ppk1 gene encoding polyphosphate kinase 1 codes for MNTAVSNSPTEYTYNERYINRELSILDFHLRVLEQAVDPLHPLLERMNFLLIFSRNMDEFFEIRVAGVIEQFELGNESRSPDGLTPKQVLETISKTTHAAIERQYRILNDEIFPKLREADICFLRRGELTPAQSQWVKKYFQEQVAPVLTPISLDPAHPFPRLVNKSLNFIVTLEGKDAFGRQIDLAVVPAPRSLPRVVRLPDELTEGKDHHVMLSAIIHEHVSDLFPGMTATGCYQFRVTRNADLALNEDVEDLAKALKGELNSRRFGRAVRLEVTENCPKHIYDYLLNEFDLEEEQLYKVDGPVNLARLLTNFKRPHLRYDSHTPVIPKVLKKSENVFSAMKKQDILLHHPFESFAPVINLLREAARDPQVLAIKQTLYRSGPDSEIVQVLAEAARNGKEVTAIIELRARFDEESNIAVANVLQEAGAVVVYGIVGYKTHAKMILVVRRENNKLVRYVHLGTGNYHATNARIYTDYGLMTTQKELCEDVHRIFQELTGMGKMAKLKKLMHAPFTLHAQLITFIDEEIAHAKAGKRAQIIVKVNALTEVQLINKLYEASQAGVQIDLIIRSICCLRPGLPNLSENIRVRSIVGRFLEHTRVYYFENAGNSRLYCSSADWMDRNLFNRVEVCFPIEEPTLKKHIYQYGLLNYMKDNQQAWLLSGDGTWDRVKMAEGDTPHNAQHKLLEIF; via the coding sequence ATGAATACCGCAGTTTCTAATAGTCCTACAGAATATACCTATAATGAACGATATATAAATCGTGAGCTTTCTATTCTAGATTTTCATCTGCGCGTATTGGAACAAGCGGTCGATCCGTTACATCCTTTACTTGAGCGCATGAATTTCTTACTGATTTTTTCACGCAATATGGACGAATTTTTTGAAATTCGTGTGGCTGGTGTCATTGAGCAATTTGAATTGGGCAATGAAAGCCGTAGTCCAGATGGTTTAACACCGAAGCAAGTACTGGAAACGATTTCCAAAACGACACATGCGGCAATAGAGCGCCAATATCGTATTTTGAATGATGAAATTTTTCCGAAATTGCGTGAAGCAGATATTTGTTTTTTACGCCGTGGTGAATTGACGCCTGCACAGTCGCAGTGGGTGAAAAAGTATTTTCAAGAGCAAGTTGCACCCGTTCTGACGCCAATTAGTCTTGATCCGGCGCATCCATTTCCGCGCTTGGTCAATAAAAGTTTAAACTTTATTGTCACCCTTGAAGGTAAAGATGCCTTTGGTCGTCAGATTGATTTAGCGGTTGTGCCTGCACCGCGTTCATTGCCGCGTGTGGTACGTTTACCTGATGAATTGACCGAGGGTAAGGACCATCACGTGATGCTGTCTGCGATTATTCATGAACATGTGTCTGATTTATTTCCCGGCATGACAGCAACAGGCTGTTATCAATTCCGTGTTACTCGTAACGCAGACTTGGCACTCAATGAAGACGTCGAAGATTTAGCCAAAGCATTGAAAGGTGAACTCAACTCTCGCCGTTTTGGTCGTGCTGTGCGTCTAGAAGTGACCGAGAATTGTCCGAAACATATTTATGATTATTTGTTAAATGAATTTGACCTCGAAGAAGAGCAGCTCTATAAAGTCGATGGTCCAGTCAACCTAGCGCGTTTGCTCACCAACTTTAAACGTCCACATTTACGTTATGACTCACATACACCCGTGATTCCCAAAGTCTTGAAAAAATCTGAAAATGTATTTTCAGCGATGAAAAAGCAAGATATTTTGTTGCATCATCCTTTTGAATCATTTGCGCCCGTCATCAATTTACTGCGTGAAGCTGCGCGTGATCCGCAGGTACTTGCGATTAAGCAAACACTGTATCGCAGTGGACCAGATTCGGAAATTGTCCAAGTGTTGGCAGAAGCTGCACGTAACGGCAAAGAAGTGACCGCGATTATTGAACTGCGTGCGCGTTTTGATGAGGAGTCAAATATTGCCGTAGCGAATGTCTTGCAAGAAGCGGGCGCTGTGGTGGTGTATGGCATTGTGGGCTATAAAACCCATGCGAAAATGATTTTGGTGGTGCGCCGTGAGAATAATAAGCTGGTACGTTATGTGCATTTGGGTACAGGTAACTACCATGCAACCAACGCGCGTATTTATACAGACTATGGCTTAATGACCACGCAAAAAGAACTGTGCGAAGATGTACACCGTATTTTTCAAGAGTTAACAGGCATGGGCAAAATGGCGAAGTTAAAGAAGCTTATGCATGCACCATTTACCTTACACGCCCAGCTCATTACCTTTATTGATGAAGAAATTGCCCATGCGAAAGCGGGTAAGCGTGCGCAAATTATTGTCAAAGTGAATGCTTTAACTGAAGTTCAGTTGATCAATAAGCTCTATGAAGCATCACAAGCGGGTGTTCAAATTGACCTGATCATTCGTTCGATTTGTTGTTTAAGACCGGGCTTACCAAATTTATCTGAAAATATTCGTGTACGTTCAATTGTGGGTCGTTTCTTAGAGCATACTCGTGTGTATTATTTTGAAAATGCAGGTAATTCGCGCCTGTATTGCTCAAGTGCCGACTGGATGGATCGTAACCTATTCAATCGTGTAGAAGTGTGTTTTCCAATTGAAGAGCCGACTTTGAAAAAGCATATTTATCAATATGGGTTGCTCAATTATATGAAAGACAACCAACAGGCATGGTTACTCAGTGGAGATGGGACTTGGGATCGTGTGAAAATGGCAGAAGGCGATACACCGCATAATGCGCAGCACAAATTACTCGAAATTTTCTAA
- the oxyR gene encoding LysR family transcriptional regulator OxyR, with translation MAALPSLRQLSYLVTLSETLHFTEAARRSFVTQSTLSGGIMELERLLGGVLVERDRQNVRLTPLGEQVVARARVLLADAQDLMRLSREMSEPLTGDLHLGIIPTIAPFILSQLLEEVHKDLPKIQLHLHEAQSEHLVEKLEHGNLDMIMLALPFDTRGLKVAEVAKESLYLVSHKADHKSAQAKSLEDLDLSHLMLLEEGHCLRDHTLSVCPVGERKNDHRLKASSLPTLIEMVSSNLGFTLLPQIAVNTHMLRNNDQLVIRPIENAPSRVLALVTRKSTPLQSEFDMLLQILQRVTARLC, from the coding sequence ATGGCTGCATTACCATCCCTAAGACAGCTGTCATATTTGGTGACACTGTCTGAGACGTTGCATTTTACAGAAGCAGCACGTCGCTCATTCGTTACTCAGTCTACCCTGTCGGGTGGCATTATGGAGCTTGAGCGTTTATTGGGTGGCGTACTCGTTGAACGTGATCGCCAAAATGTACGTTTGACGCCACTTGGCGAGCAAGTGGTTGCACGTGCCCGTGTCCTACTTGCAGATGCTCAAGATTTAATGCGACTTAGTCGTGAAATGAGCGAACCTTTAACTGGTGATCTGCATTTAGGTATCATTCCAACAATTGCCCCATTTATTCTGTCGCAATTATTAGAAGAAGTGCATAAAGACTTACCGAAAATTCAATTACACTTGCACGAAGCTCAAAGTGAACATCTGGTTGAAAAACTTGAACATGGCAATTTAGACATGATCATGTTGGCTCTTCCTTTTGACACGCGCGGTCTAAAAGTGGCTGAAGTTGCTAAAGAAAGCTTATATCTGGTCTCCCATAAAGCTGACCACAAATCTGCGCAAGCAAAAAGCTTAGAAGATCTTGATTTATCGCATCTGATGTTACTTGAAGAAGGTCATTGCTTACGCGATCATACCTTGAGTGTATGCCCCGTGGGTGAGCGTAAGAATGATCATCGTCTAAAAGCGAGTTCGTTGCCTACGCTGATTGAAATGGTGAGCTCGAACTTAGGCTTTACCTTATTGCCGCAAATTGCGGTGAATACACACATGCTTAGAAACAATGATCAACTTGTGATTCGTCCGATTGAAAATGCACCTTCACGTGTATTGGCTTTAGTGACGCGTAAAAGTACCCCACTGCAAAGTGAATTTGATATGTTATTGCAAATTTTACAACGGGTTACTGCAAGACTTTGTTAA
- a CDS encoding alpha/beta fold hydrolase — MNNALQYRVSPHTAYMQETTVDLGNGIQLHVEIGGQAEHPTILLIMGLGAQLLFWPDFFCKSLIDQGFRVIRFDNRDIGLSSKVRHQGPRLNTLKLMSRFAFGLSNHGSAYDLYDMADDVALLIDRLGLEKVHVIGASMGGMIAQILAAKYPEKIEKLALLFTSNNQPFLPPPFPKQLFSLIGKPASNDEDGIVNHSLKVFHTIGSPGYINQIEVMQTARKLYRRSYHPAGVLQQFLAILCTGSLLQIDKQIQQPTLVVHGSKDRLLPASHGKAVSKAISGATFELIEGMGHDIPAHFIPHLSGLFAKHFK, encoded by the coding sequence ATGAATAACGCATTACAATATCGTGTCTCTCCACATACCGCATACATGCAAGAAACCACTGTCGACTTAGGCAATGGCATTCAGTTGCATGTGGAAATTGGTGGTCAAGCTGAACATCCGACCATTTTATTGATTATGGGGTTGGGGGCACAATTGTTGTTTTGGCCAGATTTTTTTTGCAAATCGCTGATTGATCAAGGTTTTCGTGTTATTCGTTTCGACAATCGCGATATTGGCTTGTCTTCTAAAGTACGTCATCAAGGTCCAAGGCTCAACACGCTGAAATTGATGAGTCGCTTTGCCTTTGGGTTAAGCAATCACGGTTCGGCTTATGATCTGTATGATATGGCTGATGATGTCGCATTATTGATTGATCGCTTAGGTTTAGAGAAAGTCCATGTGATTGGCGCCTCTATGGGCGGTATGATTGCACAAATTTTAGCGGCAAAATATCCAGAGAAAATTGAAAAACTGGCGCTTTTATTTACCAGTAATAATCAACCGTTTTTACCCCCGCCCTTTCCCAAGCAGTTATTTAGCCTCATTGGAAAACCTGCATCCAATGATGAAGATGGGATTGTGAACCATAGTTTGAAAGTATTTCACACCATTGGTTCGCCCGGATACATCAATCAAATTGAAGTGATGCAAACTGCACGAAAATTATATCGTCGCAGTTACCACCCAGCGGGTGTACTTCAACAGTTTTTAGCAATATTATGTACAGGTTCTTTACTTCAGATTGATAAACAAATTCAACAACCCACGCTTGTGGTACACGGTTCTAAAGACCGTCTTTTGCCTGCAAGCCACGGGAAAGCCGTTTCCAAAGCAATTTCTGGTGCGACATTTGAATTAATCGAAGGAATGGGGCATGATATTCCTGCGCACTTCATTCCACATCTCAGTGGGTTATTTGCAAAACATTTTAAATGA
- a CDS encoding NAD(P)/FAD-dependent oxidoreductase → MQPIVIIGSGMAGYTLAREFRKLNTEQELVMICADDAVNYAKPTLSNALVGNKAPEQIGLGDAEKMAAQLNLRIEKHTWVKQIDAENRELHIENQEQTTIQPYSKLILAVGANPIRLAISGDASDDIHVVNSLTDYRTFRENLSKSADKRVVILGAGLIGCEFANDLQNTGHQATVIDLAPQPLGRLLPSHVAEAFKQNLEETGIHFVLGTTVEKVSKHAEQGYIVTLANGQNLVADVVLSAIGLQPNIGLAKDAEIETSRGVVTNTLMETNQADIYAIGDCAEVNGMLLPYVMPLMQQARALAKTLNGQSTSVHYPAMPVAVKTPAAPLTVLPAPLDVDVSWETEELDDGMIAKAFDSSATLRGFVLLGPTAGKQRLTLTKLVPDLIPAAI, encoded by the coding sequence ATGCAACCTATCGTAATCATTGGTTCTGGCATGGCAGGTTATACCCTTGCAAGAGAGTTCCGTAAATTAAATACCGAGCAAGAGCTTGTGATGATTTGTGCTGATGATGCGGTGAATTATGCAAAACCGACGCTCTCAAATGCACTAGTAGGTAATAAAGCGCCTGAACAAATTGGATTAGGCGATGCTGAAAAAATGGCAGCTCAACTCAACTTACGCATTGAAAAGCACACTTGGGTTAAGCAAATTGATGCCGAAAATCGTGAATTGCATATCGAAAATCAAGAACAAACGACCATTCAGCCTTATTCAAAACTGATCTTAGCTGTCGGTGCAAATCCGATCCGCTTGGCGATTTCAGGTGATGCAAGTGATGACATTCACGTGGTGAATTCACTTACAGATTACCGTACCTTTCGTGAAAATCTATCAAAAAGTGCCGATAAACGCGTGGTGATTTTAGGCGCAGGACTGATCGGTTGTGAGTTCGCCAATGACTTACAAAATACAGGTCATCAAGCCACTGTGATTGATTTGGCACCCCAACCCTTAGGTCGTCTGCTCCCAAGTCATGTTGCAGAAGCATTCAAACAAAATTTAGAAGAAACAGGCATTCATTTCGTTCTCGGTACAACCGTTGAAAAAGTTTCAAAGCATGCTGAACAGGGTTATATCGTCACCCTTGCCAATGGTCAAAACTTGGTGGCGGATGTGGTGTTATCTGCCATTGGTCTACAACCTAATATAGGCTTGGCCAAAGATGCAGAGATTGAAACCAGTCGCGGTGTAGTAACCAATACTTTAATGGAAACCAATCAGGCAGATATCTATGCGATCGGCGACTGCGCTGAAGTCAACGGAATGCTTTTGCCTTATGTGATGCCACTGATGCAACAAGCACGTGCACTCGCAAAAACGCTCAATGGTCAATCTACCTCGGTACATTATCCAGCGATGCCTGTTGCGGTGAAAACTCCTGCTGCCCCACTGACTGTTTTACCTGCGCCACTCGATGTCGATGTCTCTTGGGAGACCGAAGAACTTGACGATGGCATGATTGCAAAAGCATTCGATAGTTCAGCGACCTTACGTGGGTTTGTATTACTTGGGCCAACAGCAGGCAAACAACGGCTTACACTCACCAAATTGGTTCCAGACTTGATTCCTGCTGCGATTTAG
- the rubA gene encoding rubredoxin RubA — MKKYQCIVCGWIYDEAEGWPQDGITAGTKWEDIPDDWTCPDCGVSKADFEMIEV, encoded by the coding sequence ATGAAAAAATATCAATGCATCGTTTGTGGATGGATTTATGACGAAGCAGAAGGTTGGCCTCAAGATGGCATCACTGCGGGAACAAAATGGGAAGATATTCCAGATGATTGGACTTGCCCAGACTGTGGTGTGTCTAAAGCTGATTTTGAAATGATCGAAGTTTAA
- a CDS encoding adenine phosphoribosyltransferase — MINSSTALWSNIRTVQDFPKPGICFFDLTPLFMNSIEPLTDALIASIPAEQLAEVESFVAVEARGFVLASLLAQRTGKSLLLVRKAGKLPPPVIGVGYSLEYGMDRLEMSANIEPQKVIIVDDVLATGGTLKAVKQLMDKCQHTILGASIFLDLPDLHGDLDLNVWSVLDDKSMPEQDVA, encoded by the coding sequence ATGATCAACTCGTCTACAGCTTTGTGGTCAAACATTCGTACTGTCCAAGATTTTCCAAAACCGGGTATTTGCTTTTTTGACTTAACGCCATTGTTTATGAATAGCATTGAGCCATTAACGGATGCACTGATTGCGAGCATTCCTGCTGAACAGTTGGCCGAAGTTGAAAGTTTCGTGGCTGTTGAAGCACGCGGATTTGTCTTGGCGAGTTTATTGGCTCAGCGTACAGGTAAAAGCTTATTGTTGGTACGTAAAGCAGGCAAGCTGCCACCTCCTGTGATTGGTGTGGGATATAGCTTAGAATACGGTATGGATCGTTTAGAGATGTCTGCAAATATCGAACCGCAAAAAGTGATTATTGTGGATGATGTTTTGGCGACTGGTGGTACTTTAAAAGCAGTGAAGCAGTTGATGGATAAATGCCAGCACACGATTTTAGGTGCCAGTATTTTTCTTGATTTACCAGACTTACACGGTGATTTAGATCTAAACGTTTGGTCGGTTCTAGATGACAAAAGTATGCCTGAACAAGATGTTGCATAA
- a CDS encoding YqiA/YcfP family alpha/beta fold hydrolase: MKSCTHKILFLHGLDSSKESTKFQAIDSENKFCINVDYRNLNYSTVEQFYRDIIEKIQPAILVGHSLGAYWALKMSKHFQLPTVIANPSLAPNFSVDYPAITEDDLDHDIPQFAYIELGDELLDMHQTADQLESFMQVDSINGGHHRLAEPEKINHLIAKIEKHYLNSSS; the protein is encoded by the coding sequence ATGAAAAGTTGTACACACAAAATACTCTTTTTACACGGATTAGATTCCTCAAAAGAGTCCACTAAATTTCAAGCGATTGATTCAGAAAATAAATTTTGTATCAATGTCGATTATCGCAACCTGAATTACAGTACGGTTGAACAGTTTTACCGTGACATTATTGAAAAAATTCAACCTGCGATATTGGTCGGCCATAGTTTGGGTGCATATTGGGCGCTGAAAATGTCCAAACACTTTCAACTGCCAACGGTCATTGCCAATCCGAGTTTAGCGCCCAACTTCAGCGTGGATTACCCTGCCATTACTGAAGACGACTTAGATCATGACATTCCGCAGTTTGCTTATATTGAATTGGGTGATGAACTATTAGATATGCATCAAACAGCAGATCAATTAGAATCATTTATGCAAGTCGATAGCATAAATGGTGGACATCACCGTCTGGCTGAACCTGAAAAGATTAATCACTTGATTGCGAAAATTGAAAAACATTACTTAAATTCATCATCTTAA